From the genome of Acropora palmata chromosome 4, jaAcrPala1.3, whole genome shotgun sequence, one region includes:
- the LOC141879817 gene encoding uncharacterized protein LOC141879817, with the protein MADTNDLVFFGDDFDAILGILEEEEELDEQFRQAADQVQLENVMCELCQKKCKSKNGLKRHKTVKHKDTREDVENQKEVGQESCLTYVAYSRIVEKAKLKIAGNKIHPKSIRDELSAYTYNNGLQEITAEFCDIEDLYKRLIKPGNAERFYSCFYSTIALNAVKYFKGLSRNAATLLSTKVADCMLAHSKEKIESIYTCTPLTKLSDEEKAGLQYIGGYVLHKLHTKHAGKSSESEQAISILKAGKLEDQNAIECQKLTSCLNRGGLWAISKNAQLIFERTEHYFRDATSKANGQNIAFANIMSRSVHDVEVVSAYNSMLSNSELIINSSVAKDVLHNIIQLYVKVRSFSFAKDIIQKHKIRLKQMKSKALRKDISRASHESDQQRQN; encoded by the exons ATGGCGGATACGAATGATTTGGTTTTCTTCGGAGACGATTTTGACGCTATTTTAGGTATtttggaagaagaagaagagctTGATGAACAGTTTAGACAAGCTGCTGATCAA GTTCAACTTGAAAACGTTATGTGTGAACTGTGCCAGAAGAAATGCAAAAGCAAGAACGGACTGAAACGACACAAGACAGTTAAACACAAAGATACGAGAGAAGATGTTGAGAATCAAAAAGAAGTAGGACAAGAGAGCTGTTTAACTTATGTAGCTTACtcaagaattgttgaaaaagctAAACTCAAAATTGCTGGCAACAAAATCCACCCAAAATCAATCCGAGACGAGCTAAGTGCCTACACCTACAACAACGGTCTACAAGAGATAACAGCTGAATTCTGTGACATTGAAGACCTATATAAACGCTTGATAAAGCCTGGGAATGCTGAAAGATTTTATTCTTGCTTCTATTCAACCATAGCTCTGAATGCAGTTAAGTATTTTAAGGGATTGTCAAGGAACGCAGCTACACTACTGTCTACCAAAGTTGCTGATTGTATGTTAGCACACAGCAAggagaaaattgaaagcatTTATACTTGTACTCCATTAACTAAACTTTCAGATGAAGAAAAAGCTGGACTGCAGTATATTGGGGGTTATGTCCTTCATAAACTTCATACCAAGCATGCTGGTAAATCATCAGAGAGTGAGCAGGCAATCTCTATCCTAAAGGCTGGCAAATTAGAAGACCAGAATGCCATTGAATGTCAGAAGTTAACTTCATGTTTAAATCGTGGTGGTTTGTGGGCAATTTCCAAAAATgctcaattaatttttgagagAACTGAGCATTATTTCCGGGATGCCACTTCGAAGGCTAATGGGCAAAACATTGCTTTTGCTAATATCATGTCAAGATCTGTTCATGATGTTGAAGTTGTCTCAGCATACAATTCCATGTTATCCAATTCTGAACTGATAATCAACAGTAGTGTTGCCAAAGATGTTTTGCACAACATCATACAACTGTATGTCAAAGTgcgttcattttcttttgcaaaagatATTATCCAGAAACACAAAATTAgattgaaacaaatgaaatcaaaggCACTCCGTAAGGATATAAGCAGAGCCTCCCACGAGAGTGACCAACAAAGGCAAAACTAA